In Rana temporaria chromosome 3, aRanTem1.1, whole genome shotgun sequence, a single window of DNA contains:
- the SMO gene encoding smoothened homolog gives MSSSMGLRISWMVLISFFMFVSGEIRFNESLYMDRCKKSTTCESLKYNICLGSSLPYAFTSVALAEDSFTQEEVHDKLLLWSGLRNAPRCWEAIQPLLCAVYMPKCEGGKVELPSQSLCQATRRPCAIVERERGWPDFLKCTTDRFPDGCQNEVQNIKFNSSGQCEAPLVRTDNPKSWYEDVEGCGIQCENPLFTKKEHREMHVFIAIFSSVTIFCTFFTLATFLSDWKNSNRYPAVILFYVNACFFMGSIGWLAQFMDGARNEIVCRGDGTMRLGEPTSDETLSCVIIFIIVYYSMMSGVIWFVMLTYAWHTSFKALGTTYQPLSGKTSYFHLVTWSIPFVLTVAILAVAQVDGDSVSGICFVGYKNYRYRAGFVLAPIGIVLVVGGYFLIRGVMTLFSIKSNHPGLLSEKAASKINETMLRLGIFGFLAFGFVLLTFTCHFYDFFNQAEWERSFREYVLCEANVTIATQTNKPIPECEIKNRPSLLVEKINLFAMFGTGIVMSTWVWTKATIIIWKRAWCRILGRSDDEPKRIKKSKMIAKAFSKRKELLNNPEKELSFSLHTVSHEGPVAGLNFDINEPSADMSSAWAQHVTKMVARRGAILPQDVSVTPVATPVPPEERENYWLVDADNPYGLEKKSKKKRKRKKKEVRPLNESKGIEKYNKRASTAVPRLPKLPVKPGLVTRTVKPQEFEEAPPGSYREYRRWPPFNEGLYHAEDMDDHLGYKPYTHASFISHPFSTDELPIAQHSGVQCIPHPRRDGVFQYSNGNLPSYSTRHGPCNDRTQTRRSEIPPMHSRANLMDAELMDTDSDF, from the exons GTTTACGGAATGCTCCGCGCTGCTGGGAGGCCATACAACCGCTCCTATGTGCTGTGTACATGCCAAAGTGTGAAGGGGGCAAAGTAGAACTTCCAAGTCAAAGTCTCTGTCAGGCTACGCGTAGGCCCTGCGCCATTGTAGAGCGTGAGAGGGGCTGGCCAGACTTTCTAAAGTGCACCACAGATCGATTTCCAGATGGCTGTCAG AATGAGGTGCAAAACATCAAGTTTAACAGCTCCGGGCAATGTGAGGCTCCCTTGGTCCGCACAGATAATCCTAAGAGCTGGTACGAGGATGTGGAAGGTTGTGGCATTCAGTGTGAGAATCCGCTATTTACCAAGAAAGAGCACCGAGAAATGCATGTCTTCATTGCCATATTCAGTTCAGTCAccatattttgtacatttttcaCACTG GCCACATTTCTATCAGATTGGAAAAACTCTAACCGATACCCTGCTGTGATTCTTTTTTATGTCaatgcctgctttttcatgggaAGCATTGGGTGGCTTGCTCAGTTTATGGATGGTGCCCGTAATGAAATTGTTTGCCGGGGAGATGGTACCATGAGACTTGGAGAGCCCAC ATCAGATGAAACTCTCTCATGTGTGATTATATTTATCATTGTTTACTACTCCATGATGTCAGGAGTGATCTGGTTTGTTATGCTGACATATGCTTGGCATACCTCCTTTAAAGCCCTGGGTACCACTTACCAACCCCTCTCCGGCAAGACTTCGTACTTCCACCTGGTCACGTGGTCTATTCCATTTGTCCTCACGGTGGCCATCCTTGCAGTGGCTCAG GTTGATGGAGACTCTGTGAGTGGGATCTGCTTTGTGGGATACAAGAACTACCGCTACAGAGCCGGCTTTGTCTTGGCTCCAATTGGAATTGTACTAGTTGTTGGAGGTTATTTTTTAATCAGAG gcgTAATGACATTATTTTCTATCAAAAGCAATCATCCTGGACTCCTGAGTGAGAAAGCAGCCAGTAAAATTAATGAGACCATGCTGAGGCTAG GAATTTTTGGATTCTTAGCCTTTGGATTTGTACTTCTCACCTTCACCTGTCATTTCTATGACTTCTTTAACCAGGCAGAGTGGGAGAGAAGTTTCCGTGAATATGTCTT GTGCGAAGCCAATGTGACTATTGCAACTCAAACTAATAAGCCAATTCCAGAGTGTGAAATAAAGAACAGGCCCAGTCTCCTGGTAGAAAAGATTAACCTCTTTGCCATGTTTGGCACTGGCATAGTCATGAGTACATGGGTTTGGACCAAAGCAACCATTATCATCTGGAAGAGAGCCTGGTGCAG AATTTTAGGTCGCAGTGATGATGAACCAAAGAGAATCAAGAAAAGTAAAATGATTGCAAAGGCATTTTCCAAGAGGAAAGAGTTGCTTAATAATCCCGAAAAGGAACTGTCCTTCAGTCTCCATACAGTTTCCCATGAAGGACCAGTTG CGGGCCTTAACTTTGACATTAATGAGCCATCAGCTGACATGTCCTCGGCATGGGCACAGCATGTCACAAAGATGGTTGCCAGGAGAGGAGCCATTTTGCCTCAAGATGTTTCTGTAACTCCGGTGGCAACTCCAG TGCCTCCTGAAGAGAGGGAGAACTATTGGCTGGTAGATGCTGATAATCCTTATGGGCTGGAGAAAAAAtctaagaaaaagagaaagagaaagaagaaagaggtCAGACCATTAAATGAAAGTAAAGGAATTGAAAAGTATAATAAAAGAGCTTCAACAGCAGTACCTCGTCTCCCAAAGCTGCCTGTTAAGCCTGGTCTAGTGACCAGAACAGTGAAACCTCAGGAATTTGAAGAGGCTCCTCCAGGATCCTATAGAGAATATAGGAGATGGCCACCTTTTAATGAAGGGTTATATCATGCGGAGGATATGGATGACCATCTTGGATACAAACCATACACTCATGCCAGTTTTATTTCTCATCCTTTCTCCACTGATGAGCTTCCTATAGCTCAACATAGTGGTGTTCAATGTATCCCTCATCCAAGGCGTGATGGTGTATTCCAGTACTCAAATGGGAATCTGCCATCATATTCCACAAGACATGGTCCCTGCAATGACAGGACTCAAACTAGAAGATCAGAGATTCCCCCCATGCATTCCAGAGCAAACCTCATGGATGCCGAACTCATGGACACAGATTCTGATTTTTAA